In Monodelphis domestica isolate mMonDom1 chromosome 4, mMonDom1.pri, whole genome shotgun sequence, one DNA window encodes the following:
- the ERRFI1 gene encoding ERBB receptor feedback inhibitor 1: MSTAGVAAQEIRVPLKTGFLRNGQAMGSLKSCWGGRRGFDNNFLNIDPISMAYNLNSTTQQHLTTFGHISKPVPVNGHCFAENCFRTPSQMKPALPPLIIPPSDPFGQIEEDRVVCGVKKLSVNGVCAASKSPPLTPIKNGPSPFSSVTACERGSRPLPPLPISEDLSPDDTDCEVEFLTSSDTDFLLEDCTLSLLKYGVPSRRSFRGCGQVNYAYFDTPVAASTAEDGRPPSDHNGNVQNSTPGLLQQSHRKLRRSHSGPAGSFNKPASRLSSHLLRASPNSDEDKPEVPPRVPIPPRPVKPDYRRWSAEVTSSTYSDEDRPPKVPPREPLSRSNSRTPSPKSLPSYLNGVMPPTQSFAPDPKYVSSKALQRQNSEGSAGKGPCILPIIENGKKVSSTHYYLLPERPPYLDKYEKFFRETEEPSASAHAQPPSSDCRTAAATEKLDSKAKTDLEGQGKRKHLSYVVSP; the protein is encoded by the exons ATGTCCACAGCCGGCGTTGCTGCTCAGGAAATCAGAGTGCCCTTGAAGACTGGATTTCTAAGGAATGGCCAGGCCATGGGGAGCCTGAAGAGCTGCTGGGGAGGCCGCCGGGGCTTTGACAA CAACTTTTTAAATATTGACCCAATAAGCATGGCCTACAACCTGAATTCCACCACGCAGCAGCACCTGACCACCTTTG GGCACATTTCCAAGCCCGTCCCAGTGAACGGCCACTGCTTTGCCGAGAACTGTTTCAGGACGCCATCCCAGATGAAGCCTGCCTTGCCGCCTCTCATCATTCCCCCGAGCGATCCCTTTGGGCAGATTGAAGAGGACCGAGTGGTTTGTGGTGTGAAGAAGCTCTCCGTGAATGGGGTTTGTGCTGCTTCCAAAAGTCCCCCCCTGACCCCCATAAAAAACGGGCCTTCCCCGTTCTCCTCGGTGACTGCCTGTGAGCGGGGTTCCAGGCCTCTCCCCCCTCTGCCCATCTCGGAGGACCTTTCTCCCGATGACACAGACTGCGAGGTGGAGTTCTTGACCAGCTCCGACACAGACTTCCTCTTAGAAGACTGTACCCTTTCTCTCTTAAAATACGGGGTTCCCAGCAGGCGGAGCTTCCGGGGCTGCGGGCAGGTCAACTACGCATATTTTGACACCCCTGTGGCTGCCTCTACGGCAGAAGACGGGAGGCCGCCGTCCGACCACAACGGCAACGTGCAGAACTCGACCCCCGGCCTTCTTCAGCAGTCCCACCGGAAGCTCCGCAGGTCCCATTCCGGCCCGGCCGGCTCCTTTAACAAGCCGGCCTCCAGGCTGTCCAGCCACTTACTTCGAGCTTCTCCCAATTCAGATGAAGATAAACCAGAGGTGCCTCCCCGGGTGCCCATACCTCCCAGGCCAGTGAAGCCAGACTACAGAAGGTGGTCGGCCGAAGTGACTTCCAGCACGTACAGTGACGAAGACAGGCCCCCCAAAGTGCCTCCGAGAGAACCCTTATCACGGAGTAACTCGCGCACGCCGAGCCCGAAAAGCCTCCCGTCTTACCTCAATGGGGTCATGCCCCCCACGCAGAGCTTCGCCCCTGATCCCAAATACGTCAGCAGCAAAGCCTTACAGAGACAGAACAGCGAAGGGTCGGCCGGCAAGGGGCCTTGCATTCTGCCCATCATTGAAAACGGGAAGAAGGTGAGTTCCACGCACTATTACCTGCTCCCCGAGAGGCCGCCGTATCTGGACAAATACGAGAAATTCTTTAGGGAAACGGAAGAACCCAGCGCGAGTGCCCACGCTCAGCCGCCATCCAGCGACTGCAGGACAGCTGCAGCGACAGAGAAGCTGGACTCCAAAGCTAAGACGGACCTCGAGGGCCAGGGGAAACGCAAGCATTTATCCTACGTGGTTTCTCCCTAA